In a single window of the Terriglobales bacterium genome:
- a CDS encoding cytochrome c maturation protein CcmE — MGPSSNKFVKFGAAIGIIVVALAYLAFTGVQQSKSYYVTIKELKKMGDDGYKKRLRVAGNVEPGSIKRRGTHVEFTLVEEGHLLSVEYTGTEAPPDTFVDNAQALAEGTYGRDGVFHAKMLQAKCASKYAPKPDGTQPTGNTTPLRTTENITPASGTTAD, encoded by the coding sequence ATGGGGCCTTCCAGCAATAAATTCGTGAAGTTCGGCGCTGCCATCGGCATCATCGTGGTGGCCCTCGCCTACCTGGCTTTCACCGGTGTGCAGCAGAGCAAGAGCTACTACGTCACCATCAAGGAACTGAAGAAGATGGGTGACGATGGCTACAAGAAGCGATTGCGCGTGGCCGGGAACGTCGAGCCCGGCTCCATCAAGCGCCGCGGCACTCATGTTGAGTTCACCCTAGTGGAAGAAGGCCATCTTCTGAGCGTGGAATACACCGGCACGGAAGCGCCTCCGGACACATTCGTGGACAACGCTCAGGCTCTGGCCGAGGGCACCTACGGCCGCGACGGCGTCTTCCACGCCAAGATGCTGCAGGCCAAGTGCGCCTCCAAGTACGCTCCTAAGCCGGACGGCACGCAGCCGACCGGCAACACCACGCCCCTCAGGACCACCGAGAACATCACACCAGCGAGCGGCACGACCGCTGACTGA